A genomic window from Schistocerca serialis cubense isolate TAMUIC-IGC-003099 chromosome 4, iqSchSeri2.2, whole genome shotgun sequence includes:
- the LOC126475324 gene encoding polyprenol reductase isoform X2, whose amino-acid sequence MLTVTIPPISYWISPFTVLSNTMTCHQQQELGDIEAEPCLWCSNFWLMRSQSLLHRHVLDVLVSPTSVLVALFLLTLQSWHRFYETWFISIYSNSYINIYHYIIGYGHYFGSVMAVLCESPGFINNQEQRVQLNFGDISFLEVIGVTTFLWACYNQYRSAIILANLRKNKNGQVVTTKHSIPYGGWFELVSSPHFLAEILMYMAISIILRAANTWHVVFLWVLSNQVESGLLSHWWYKATFPNYPKERKAVIPYVL is encoded by the exons ATGTTGACTGTTACG ATCCCCCCTATCAGTTACTGGATAAGTCCGTTCACAGTGCTGAGTAACACAATGACATGCCACCAGCAACAGGAACTTGGGGACATTGAAGCTGAGCCCTGTTTGTGGTGTTCCAACTTTTGGTTGATGAGGAGCCAGTCTCTCTTACACCGTCATGTGCTTGATGTCTTAG tttcaCCTACGTCAGTATTGGTTGCTTTGTTCCTGTTAACTCTGCAGTCTTGGCACCGCTTTTATGAGACATGGTTCATTAGCATATATTCAAACTCATACATAAATATATATCATTACATCATTGGCTATGGACATTACTTCGGATCAGTTATGGCTGTCCTGTGTGAGTCTCCTGGTTTTATAAATAACCAAG AACAAAGAGTGCAGTTAAATTTTGGGGACATCTCATTCCTTGAAGTCATTGGAGTGACTACGTTTCTTTGGGCATGCTACAATCAGTACAGGTCTGCGATAATTCTTGCAAACTtgagaaaaaacaaaaatg GCCAAGTTGTAACAACAAAACATAGTATACCCTACGGAGGATGGTTTGAACTTGTGTCATCTccacattttcttgctgaaatattaatGTATATGGCAATATCAATAATTTTAAGAGCAGCAAACACGTGGCACGTAGTCTTTCTTTGGGTTCTGAGCAATCAG GTTGAAAGTGGACTCTTGTCACATTGGTGGTATAAGGCAACATTCCCCAACTACCCCAAGGAAAGGAAAGCTGTAATACCATATGTTTTATGA
- the LOC126475324 gene encoding polyprenol reductase isoform X1 has translation MLDLNLLKIGFALLTLVMIVLGSLMNTVEKRLPSFVKQSFRYGRFAYQGKDTFLKPIEVPKRWFRHFYVFGAFFTSLIFVVVLRVYIFHGKPHPLLLALLDLLGSTSRRANVSPTSVLVALFLLTLQSWHRFYETWFISIYSNSYINIYHYIIGYGHYFGSVMAVLCESPGFINNQEQRVQLNFGDISFLEVIGVTTFLWACYNQYRSAIILANLRKNKNGQVVTTKHSIPYGGWFELVSSPHFLAEILMYMAISIILRAANTWHVVFLWVLSNQVESGLLSHWWYKATFPNYPKERKAVIPYVL, from the exons ATGCTTGATCTAAACTTGCTGAAAATTGGATTTGCGTTATTAACTCTGGTGATGATAGTTTTGGGAAGCCTTATGAATACAGTTGAGAAACGTTTGCCTAGTTTTGTAAAACAGAGTTTTAGATACGGTAGATTCGCTTATCAAGGCAAAGATACGTTTCTGAAACCCATCGAAGTTCCTAAAAG GTGGTTTCGCCATTTTTATGTTTTTGGAGCTTTTTTCACATCATTAATATTTGTGGTTGTACTGAGAGTATACATTTTTCACGGCAAGCCACATCCATTGTTGCTTGCTTTGCTGGATTTGCTTGGGTCAACTAGCCGCAGAGCAAATG tttcaCCTACGTCAGTATTGGTTGCTTTGTTCCTGTTAACTCTGCAGTCTTGGCACCGCTTTTATGAGACATGGTTCATTAGCATATATTCAAACTCATACATAAATATATATCATTACATCATTGGCTATGGACATTACTTCGGATCAGTTATGGCTGTCCTGTGTGAGTCTCCTGGTTTTATAAATAACCAAG AACAAAGAGTGCAGTTAAATTTTGGGGACATCTCATTCCTTGAAGTCATTGGAGTGACTACGTTTCTTTGGGCATGCTACAATCAGTACAGGTCTGCGATAATTCTTGCAAACTtgagaaaaaacaaaaatg GCCAAGTTGTAACAACAAAACATAGTATACCCTACGGAGGATGGTTTGAACTTGTGTCATCTccacattttcttgctgaaatattaatGTATATGGCAATATCAATAATTTTAAGAGCAGCAAACACGTGGCACGTAGTCTTTCTTTGGGTTCTGAGCAATCAG GTTGAAAGTGGACTCTTGTCACATTGGTGGTATAAGGCAACATTCCCCAACTACCCCAAGGAAAGGAAAGCTGTAATACCATATGTTTTATGA